Proteins encoded within one genomic window of Nitrospina gracilis 3/211:
- a CDS encoding YnfA family protein yields MHALGYYITAAVAEIGGCFAFWAWLRLDRSALWTIPGLLSLIAFALLLTRIESAFAGRAYAAYGGVYIAASLLWLWFIEGQRPDRWDVLGALVCLAGAALILFGPRPSI; encoded by the coding sequence ATGCACGCGTTAGGGTATTACATCACGGCGGCGGTGGCGGAGATCGGTGGCTGTTTCGCTTTCTGGGCGTGGTTGCGTCTCGACCGCAGTGCGCTTTGGACGATTCCCGGCCTGCTGTCACTGATCGCCTTCGCCCTCCTGCTCACGCGCATCGAAAGTGCCTTCGCCGGGCGTGCCTACGCCGCATACGGCGGGGTGTACATCGCCGCTTCGTTGTTGTGGCTGTGGTTCATCGAAGGCCAGCGCCCGGACCGGTGGGATGTCCTGGGCGCCCTGGTGTGCCTGGCCGGGGCGGCCCTGATCCTGTTCGGACCCCGTCCTTCCATTTAA
- a CDS encoding tetratricopeptide repeat protein has protein sequence MHAGFFLLAGCEKPPAQPLILPAGAEPSSFMFNERGTDYFHKGNYSEAVIAFLQAKAADPHAGEIHFNIALCRHMMGQKNKVRDSLKLAKKYARENPEILQSPFYLQYMQGEG, from the coding sequence ATGCATGCTGGTTTTTTTCTTCTGGCCGGGTGCGAAAAACCGCCTGCACAGCCGCTGATTTTACCGGCGGGAGCCGAGCCTTCGTCGTTCATGTTCAACGAGCGCGGCACCGACTATTTTCACAAGGGCAACTACAGCGAGGCGGTGATTGCGTTTCTACAGGCAAAGGCGGCCGACCCGCACGCGGGCGAAATCCATTTCAACATCGCGCTCTGCCGCCACATGATGGGACAGAAAAACAAGGTGCGGGATTCGCTGAAGCTCGCAAAAAAGTATGCGCGTGAAAATCCGGAAATTTTGCAATCGCCGTTTTACCTGCAATACATGCAAGGGGAGGGGTGA
- a CDS encoding chlorite dismutase family protein: protein MSFRCHKMRVVFTLLIVLLAPSAAQAAQGQWGGFIYLFPESGAELTEEWKRDLTGLTGQAASPFANDFLPAQSGPENILYIKTSRYTRYGKPITPAPLGVIRVESMDREKIERFYQALREAAGHRLDLKIIYGVTSELRYTDAETLERLQQNAPQRGSGFEQPNAVVFPLSKTKEWWGMTQEKRESFFFQHPDLYGKEHLGHNAIGFRYIQKIFRKLYQSRFINDESDFVTYFEYADRDRGAFDALLEGLRDTALNPEWKFVEEGPIVYGTRVQGLGELLKN, encoded by the coding sequence ATGTCTTTTCGTTGTCACAAAATGCGGGTTGTCTTCACTCTGCTGATTGTTCTGCTTGCACCATCTGCCGCGCAGGCGGCGCAAGGTCAGTGGGGTGGATTCATTTACCTGTTTCCCGAAAGCGGGGCGGAATTGACGGAAGAATGGAAACGGGATCTCACCGGGCTCACCGGACAGGCGGCCAGTCCATTCGCCAACGATTTTCTTCCTGCGCAATCAGGGCCGGAAAACATTCTCTACATCAAAACCAGTCGCTACACACGGTACGGCAAGCCGATCACGCCCGCACCGCTGGGCGTGATCCGTGTTGAATCCATGGACCGGGAGAAGATCGAACGCTTTTACCAGGCGCTTCGCGAAGCCGCCGGACACCGGCTGGATTTGAAAATCATCTACGGCGTCACATCGGAGTTGCGCTACACCGACGCCGAGACGCTGGAACGGTTGCAACAGAACGCGCCGCAACGCGGCTCCGGTTTCGAACAACCCAATGCCGTGGTGTTTCCACTTTCCAAAACGAAAGAATGGTGGGGAATGACCCAGGAAAAACGCGAATCGTTTTTCTTTCAGCATCCGGACCTCTACGGTAAAGAGCATCTGGGTCACAACGCAATCGGCTTCCGCTACATACAAAAAATTTTCCGCAAGCTGTACCAGTCGCGTTTCATCAACGACGAGTCGGACTTTGTTACCTACTTTGAATACGCCGACCGCGACCGCGGAGCGTTCGATGCCCTGTTGGAGGGATTGCGGGACACGGCACTCAACCCGGAATGGAAATTCGTGGAGGAAGGGCCCATCGTCTACGGCACGCGGGTTCAGGGACTGGGTGAACTTTTGAAAAACTGA